Within the Burkholderia mayonis genome, the region GTGAACTCGTCTCGAAGTCGCGCGGCGTGCTCGTGTTCCCGAATGTGCTGCAAGCCGGCTTCATCTTCGGCGGCCAGAGCGGCAACGGCGCGCTGCGCGTCGGCGGCGCGTCGGTCGGCTACTACAACACGTCGTCGCTGTCGGTCGGCCTGCAGGCGGGCGCGCAGTCGAAGGCGCTCATCTTCCTGTTCATGACGCAGGATGCGCTCGACAAATTCCGCAGCTCGGAAGGCTGGGCCGCGGGCGCCGACGCGTCGGTCGCGCTCGTCAAGATGGGCGCGAACGGCGCAGTCGACACGTCGACCGCGACGAGTCCGGTCGACGTGATCGTCCTGACCAACGCCGGCCTGATGGGCGACCTGTCGGTCAACGGCACGAAGGT harbors:
- a CDS encoding YSC84-related protein — its product is MRKTLVMKVAIATVLGSLALAGCTTTPDKPATASSNASTREAIDARVNATLSRLYSTVPGSRELVSKSRGVLVFPNVLQAGFIFGGQSGNGALRVGGASVGYYNTSSLSVGLQAGAQSKALIFLFMTQDALDKFRSSEGWAAGADASVALVKMGANGAVDTSTATSPVDVIVLTNAGLMGDLSVNGTKVTRLKL